A section of the Salmo salar chromosome ssa05, Ssal_v3.1, whole genome shotgun sequence genome encodes:
- the LOC123743174 gene encoding protein S100-A1, whose amino-acid sequence MSNPTNTENVSTLETAMQLMIQTFHKYSGDEGDKYTLSRAELKVMLSAELGNYLGNAQDKEAVDKVMGDLDANNDGEVDFTEFVILVGALTVACNDFFLEYNDKGEKK is encoded by the exons atgtCTAACCCTACCAACACAGAGAATGTGTCCACCTTGGAGACCGCCATGCAGCTGATGATCCAGACTTTCCATAAGTATTCTGGAGACGAGGGCGACAAATACAccctgagcagagcagagctcaAAGTGATGCTCTCTGCAGAGCTGGGCAACTACCTGGGG aATGCCCAGGACAAGGAAGCAGTGGACAAGGTGATGGGGGACCTGGATGCCAACAATGATGGAGAGGTGGACTTCACTGAGTTTGTTATCCTGGTGGGGGCGCTCACCGTCGCCTGCAATGACTTCTTCCTGGAGTACAACGACAAGGGGGAGAAGAagtga
- the LOC106573847 gene encoding protein S100-A11 — protein MESAIGVLVSQFKAFAGSDGSSDTLSRDEFQSLVKTQLPNFVKNAGDPAVIGRLMDSIDENNDGELTFLEFWQLIGRLANQHGGFIQ, from the exons atGGAGTCAGCCATTGGTGTACTCGTGTCCCAGTTCAAGGCGTTTGCTGGAAGTGATGGATCCTCAGACACACTGAGCAGAGATGAGTTCCAGAGCCTGGTCAAAACACAACTCCCCAACTTTGTTAAG AACGCTGGTGACCCAGCTGTCATCGGCCGACTCATGGACTCAATTGACGAGAACAACGACGGAGAACTCACCTTCCTGGAGTTCTGGCAGCTGATTGGACGACTAGCAAATCAACACGGCGGCTTTATCCAATAG
- the LOC106575530 gene encoding protein S100-A16, which translates to MESAIQTVVGVYLKSAKGKGSLGDKDFQGLVNKQLGNIMTGTDSSSAVKEMRKGLDENKDGKVSFQEYMTLIGYVANTLSEQRTAANTTPAS; encoded by the exons ATGGAGTCGGCCATCCAGACAGTGGTAGGAGTGTATCTGAAGTCTGCCAAAGGGAAGGGCAGTCTCGGAGATAAGGACTTCCAGGGCCTCGTCAATAAACAGCTCGGCAACATCATGACT GGAACAGACAGTTCCTCTGCAGTGAAGGAGATGCGTAAGGGATTGGATGAGAACAAAGATGGGAAGGTCAGCTTCCAGGAATACATGACTCTGATTGGCTACGTGGCAAACACCCTCAGCGAGCAGAGGACTGCAGCCAACACCACACCTGCCTCATAG